A region from the Anaerobranca californiensis DSM 14826 genome encodes:
- a CDS encoding HPP family protein, whose product MLVKDVMTKEVYTVNSKATLRDVAYLLAVHGVGGFPVVDDRGTLIGIITDKEVYKPKEQISLDNDLLLGSLLNLRNPQRFISELADSADLPVISVMISNPITIQENASIKEAMQVLYENNIGRLPVVNESGYLVGIITKGDISRVIEK is encoded by the coding sequence TTGCTAGTAAAAGATGTGATGACTAAAGAGGTTTATACTGTAAATTCTAAGGCTACCCTTAGAGATGTGGCTTATTTATTAGCAGTCCATGGGGTGGGCGGTTTTCCTGTCGTTGATGATAGAGGAACATTAATAGGGATAATTACTGATAAAGAGGTTTATAAACCTAAAGAGCAAATAAGTCTAGATAACGATCTTTTACTTGGCAGTTTATTAAATTTACGTAACCCTCAGCGTTTTATATCAGAATTAGCAGATAGTGCTGATTTACCAGTGATATCTGTTATGATATCTAATCCTATAACTATCCAGGAAAATGCTTCTATCAAAGAAGCTATGCAGGTTTTATATGAAAATAACATTGGTCGTTTACCAGTAGTGAATGAAAGTGGATATTTAGTTGGTATAATAACAAAAGGGGACATATCTAGGGTAATTGAAAAATAG
- the spoVT gene encoding stage V sporulation protein T, which translates to MKATGIVRRIDDLGRVVIPKEIRRTLKIREGDPLEIFVDRDGEVILKKYSPIGELGDFAKEYAESLYDSLGHICAISDRDNIIAVSGGSKKEYLNKPIGPAIERAMEERRTIKGDQDKDLTILADEENKYTAKVIAPIIANGDPIGAVIVCSKEPGISFSEVEQKMAEAAASFLAKQMSQ; encoded by the coding sequence GTGAAAGCTACTGGAATTGTAAGAAGAATAGATGACCTAGGCAGAGTAGTGATTCCTAAAGAGATTAGAAGGACCTTAAAGATCAGAGAAGGGGATCCCTTGGAAATTTTTGTAGATAGAGATGGAGAGGTAATTCTCAAAAAATATTCTCCTATTGGAGAATTAGGGGATTTTGCTAAAGAATATGCAGAGAGCCTTTATGATTCCTTAGGTCACATATGTGCTATTTCTGATAGGGATAATATTATAGCTGTTTCTGGTGGTTCTAAAAAAGAGTATTTAAATAAACCCATAGGTCCTGCTATTGAAAGGGCTATGGAAGAAAGAAGGACTATTAAAGGAGATCAAGATAAAGATTTGACGATTTTAGCAGATGAAGAGAATAAATATACAGCCAAAGTAATAGCTCCTATAATTGCTAATGGTGACCCAATTGGTGCTGTAATAGTATGTAGTAAAGAACCTGGTATAAGTTTCTCTGAAGTTGAACAAAAAATGGCAGAAGCTGCAGCAAGCTTTTTAGCAAAACAAATGTCTCAATAA
- a CDS encoding putative polysaccharide biosynthesis protein, with product MHKAEKSFVKGAVILASAGIITKILGAVYRIPLYNLIGDVGMGYFQMAYPIYAALLAISTAGLPVAISKMVAERMAVGNIKGAYQILKVALTLMLVTGLFFSLLLYFGAEYYADKILGTPLVVYSLKSIAPGIFLVVIMAAFRGFFQGNQTMIPTALSQVVEQIIRVITIFYLSWLLLPKGVEFAAAGATFGVVTGSLAGVAVLLIFFLFHRSKTKELAINKEILQISTGQTLKQMLFLALPITLGSLVLPLIQMADATILPRRLQAAGFTREEAAALIGHLTGAAMPLVNVPTLFTIAIAQSLVPSISEANALQNIKLIKSRATLAIKLTLLIGLPSAVGLFVLAKPISTMLYNDLAVAVPLSIACFAIIFLTLQQTTSALLQGLGKTVIPVVTLLIGVLLKVTLNYFLSAIPIINIKGAAIGTIVSYLVSSTLNLVIFTNTIGLTFSVIDFVIKPLITSGGMGLTVYLTYPLTFSLISRFNLVSSERLVVSGAVLVSVGLGVIVYGILLLLSGAITQKDLESIPKIGHKLTKILIKFKIFR from the coding sequence GTGCATAAGGCGGAAAAATCTTTTGTAAAAGGAGCAGTTATCTTAGCATCTGCAGGTATAATCACTAAAATATTAGGAGCGGTATATAGAATCCCTTTATATAATCTAATCGGGGATGTTGGTATGGGGTATTTCCAAATGGCTTATCCTATATATGCCGCTTTATTAGCCATATCTACAGCAGGGTTACCTGTAGCAATTTCTAAAATGGTTGCAGAAAGAATGGCAGTTGGCAATATTAAAGGAGCATATCAGATTCTTAAAGTAGCTTTAACTTTAATGTTAGTAACAGGCCTATTTTTTTCTTTACTTTTGTATTTTGGTGCAGAGTATTATGCGGATAAAATATTGGGGACACCTTTAGTTGTATATTCCCTTAAGAGTATAGCACCAGGTATCTTTTTAGTAGTGATTATGGCTGCCTTTAGAGGTTTTTTTCAAGGTAATCAAACAATGATCCCAACTGCCCTTTCCCAGGTGGTGGAACAAATTATAAGGGTAATAACTATTTTTTATCTATCATGGCTTCTTTTACCTAAGGGAGTGGAGTTTGCTGCGGCAGGAGCTACCTTTGGAGTAGTTACAGGTTCATTGGCAGGGGTAGCAGTTTTGTTAATCTTTTTCCTTTTCCATAGAAGCAAAACTAAAGAATTAGCAATAAATAAGGAAATACTTCAAATTAGTACAGGGCAAACTTTAAAGCAAATGTTATTTTTAGCTTTACCAATCACTTTAGGTAGTTTAGTATTACCCCTAATTCAAATGGCAGATGCCACAATTTTACCTAGGAGGCTTCAGGCAGCAGGTTTTACCAGAGAAGAAGCAGCAGCTTTAATAGGACATTTAACAGGGGCGGCAATGCCATTAGTTAATGTACCAACTCTGTTTACAATTGCCATTGCCCAAAGCCTAGTTCCTTCAATTTCAGAAGCCAATGCTTTGCAAAATATAAAGTTAATCAAATCTCGAGCTACTTTAGCAATTAAGTTGACATTATTAATAGGATTGCCTTCTGCCGTGGGCTTGTTTGTTTTGGCAAAACCTATTAGTACAATGTTGTATAATGACTTGGCAGTAGCAGTACCTTTGAGTATTGCATGTTTTGCTATTATCTTTTTAACATTACAGCAAACCACCAGTGCCTTATTACAAGGATTAGGCAAAACGGTAATACCGGTAGTTACCCTTTTAATAGGGGTATTGTTAAAAGTTACTTTGAATTATTTCTTATCGGCAATACCAATTATCAATATTAAAGGAGCTGCCATTGGGACAATAGTCAGCTATTTAGTTAGCTCTACTTTAAATTTAGTGATTTTTACAAATACGATAGGCTTAACTTTCAGTGTTATAGATTTTGTTATTAAGCCATTGATAACATCGGGAGGTATGGGATTAACGGTATATCTTACTTATCCTTTAACCTTTAGCCTTATTTCCCGCTTTAATTTAGTTTCTAGTGAAAGATTGGTAGTTTCTGGAGCAGTTTTAGTAAGTGTAGGTTTAGGAGTAATTGTCTATGGAATATTGCTTTTATTATCTGGTGCAATAACTCAAAAAGATTTAGAATCTATCCCTAAAATAGGACATAAATTAACCAAAATTCTAATCAAATTTAAAATTTTCAGGTAG
- a CDS encoding peptidylprolyl isomerase codes for MSKKLISVMVLVMFFTILLTGCFTKKEEIVAVINGREVTRGEFQKYLSLSITLYSEQEEFSEAEERRYLDFLINEELLYLEGLKRGFTVTDEEIEKEYQDYKDFIISYYLNNDEKEFAKRLKRYKVTEDDLREMAKRNLIITALIEDIEKNVEPVTEEEVREFYDANKEELFTYGERRDIRHILVDSEEAARAILTRIERGEDFAQLAKEFSECPSGQEGGKLGLSEKGTYVEDFEIVAFSLKVGEISDVVKTTFGYHIIEVTEIKPPGVEELDDELKGLIKDYLQRQKPQQAIWALLESLREGVENRLAN; via the coding sequence ATGTCCAAAAAACTAATCTCCGTAATGGTATTAGTAATGTTTTTTACTATATTACTTACGGGGTGTTTTACCAAAAAAGAAGAAATAGTAGCGGTAATTAATGGAAGAGAAGTTACCCGTGGTGAGTTTCAGAAATATTTAAGTTTAAGTATAACATTGTACTCTGAACAAGAGGAATTTTCTGAGGCAGAAGAAAGGAGATATTTAGATTTTTTAATTAATGAAGAGCTATTATATTTAGAAGGCCTTAAAAGGGGTTTTACTGTAACAGATGAAGAAATTGAAAAAGAATATCAGGATTATAAAGATTTCATAATATCTTATTATTTAAACAATGATGAAAAAGAATTTGCTAAAAGACTTAAAAGGTACAAAGTAACAGAAGATGATCTTAGGGAAATGGCCAAAAGAAATTTAATAATAACTGCATTGATTGAAGATATTGAAAAGAATGTTGAACCAGTTACTGAAGAAGAAGTAAGGGAATTTTATGATGCTAACAAAGAAGAATTATTTACTTATGGAGAAAGAAGGGATATCCGCCATATCTTAGTGGACTCAGAAGAAGCTGCTAGAGCTATTTTAACTAGAATTGAGCGGGGAGAAGATTTTGCCCAATTAGCTAAAGAGTTTTCGGAATGTCCATCAGGGCAAGAAGGGGGAAAACTGGGCCTTTCTGAAAAAGGAACTTATGTAGAGGATTTTGAAATAGTAGCTTTTTCTTTAAAAGTAGGGGAAATTAGTGATGTTGTTAAAACAACTTTTGGTTATCACATAATAGAAGTCACAGAAATAAAACCACCTGGAGTAGAGGAATTAGATGATGAATTAAAAGGATTAATTAAAGACTATTTACAAAGGCAAAAACCTCAACAAGCAATCTGGGCTTTATTAGAGAGTTTAAGGGAAGGTGTAGAAAACCGTTTGGCAAATTAA
- the pth gene encoding aminoacyl-tRNA hydrolase, producing the protein MRLIVGLGNPGSKYQFNRHNIGFMVLDRLGEKINVKFKKEAKFNGEMAEVKTAQSKTILLKPLTYMNLSGNSVKLVVDYYKISFDNIIVVYDDLDLETGKFRIRLKGSAGGQKGMASIIEKLGTQEIPRLRMGISKPDFQNISDYVLSDFPKEQIPLITETIDKASEALELFINGSTLQQIMNKYNKK; encoded by the coding sequence TTGAGACTAATTGTGGGGCTAGGTAATCCTGGCAGTAAATATCAATTTAATCGACATAATATTGGTTTTATGGTATTAGATCGCTTAGGGGAAAAAATAAATGTTAAATTTAAGAAAGAGGCTAAATTCAATGGAGAAATGGCAGAAGTAAAAACAGCACAAAGTAAAACAATTTTGTTAAAGCCTTTAACTTATATGAACTTAAGTGGAAACTCTGTAAAATTAGTGGTGGACTATTATAAAATAAGTTTTGATAACATAATAGTAGTTTATGATGATCTGGATTTAGAAACAGGAAAATTTAGAATAAGATTAAAAGGCAGTGCTGGAGGACAAAAAGGTATGGCCTCTATAATAGAAAAACTAGGAACACAAGAAATTCCCCGCTTAAGAATGGGAATTTCTAAACCAGATTTTCAAAATATATCTGATTATGTTTTAAGCGATTTTCCCAAAGAACAAATTCCTTTAATAACAGAAACCATTGATAAAGCAAGTGAAGCACTGGAACTATTTATTAATGGTTCCACTTTACAACAAATAATGAATAAATACAATAAAAAATAA
- the glmU gene encoding bifunctional UDP-N-acetylglucosamine diphosphorylase/glucosamine-1-phosphate N-acetyltransferase GlmU — MKKLNAIILAAGKGTRMKSDTIKVLHKLLDKPMLEYIYDALEPLHIEKVVTIVGHQKEKIYELYKDKSFFAEQREQLGTGHAVLQAKDFFVNCSDEDVLVLCGDTPLLTTNTLQKFIKYHQQNNFSCTVLTAIQGDPTGYGRIIRNENNEVISIVEEKDASLEQKKIKEVNTGIFVFNVGLLFELLPKVKNSNAQGEYYLPDVLQLLLDRGEKIGAQIMDNPQEMAGINDRIKLYEAEQILKLRINKEHMLNGVTIIDPLNTYISTKAKIQRDVVIYPMTFIEGHTEIGKGTVIGPNTKIVESKIGENTEIIYSVVQNSEIANNVSVGPFAYIRPNTKVDNHVRIGNFVELKNTVIGENSKAAHLAYLGDAVIGKNVNIGCGTITVNFDGKNKHKTVIESDVFVGSNSNLVAPVTLREGSFIAAGSTITEDVPEYSLAIARSRQTIKKGWKKKV, encoded by the coding sequence GTGAAAAAGCTAAATGCCATTATATTAGCTGCTGGTAAAGGAACTAGAATGAAGAGTGATACTATTAAGGTTTTACATAAGCTTTTGGATAAACCTATGTTAGAGTATATCTATGATGCATTAGAGCCTTTACATATAGAAAAAGTAGTTACAATTGTGGGTCATCAGAAAGAAAAAATTTATGAGTTGTATAAAGATAAGAGTTTTTTTGCGGAACAAAGGGAACAATTAGGAACAGGACATGCAGTTTTACAAGCTAAGGATTTTTTTGTTAATTGTAGTGATGAAGATGTACTAGTTTTGTGTGGTGATACTCCCCTTTTAACTACTAATACTTTACAAAAATTTATAAAATATCACCAACAAAATAATTTTTCTTGTACTGTATTAACGGCAATACAAGGGGATCCTACTGGTTATGGTAGGATTATTCGAAATGAAAACAATGAAGTGATCTCTATAGTTGAAGAAAAAGATGCTTCTTTAGAACAGAAAAAAATTAAAGAAGTTAATACAGGAATTTTTGTTTTTAATGTAGGTTTATTATTTGAACTTTTACCTAAAGTAAAAAATAGTAATGCACAAGGAGAGTATTACTTACCCGATGTTTTGCAATTATTACTAGACAGAGGGGAAAAAATAGGGGCACAAATTATGGATAATCCCCAAGAGATGGCAGGTATTAATGATAGAATAAAGCTTTATGAAGCAGAGCAAATCCTTAAATTGCGAATTAACAAAGAACACATGCTAAATGGTGTTACTATTATTGATCCTCTAAATACATATATCAGTACAAAAGCGAAAATTCAAAGGGATGTTGTCATTTATCCTATGACCTTTATAGAAGGACATACAGAAATAGGTAAAGGGACGGTTATTGGACCAAACACAAAAATTGTTGAATCTAAAATTGGGGAAAATACAGAAATAATTTATTCTGTTGTTCAAAATAGTGAGATAGCTAACAATGTTTCTGTAGGTCCCTTTGCATATATTAGGCCAAATACTAAGGTAGATAATCATGTTAGAATAGGGAACTTTGTAGAATTAAAAAATACTGTTATAGGTGAAAATTCTAAAGCTGCCCATTTAGCTTACCTAGGAGATGCTGTGATAGGAAAGAATGTTAATATTGGCTGTGGAACTATAACAGTTAACTTTGATGGGAAAAATAAACACAAAACAGTAATAGAATCTGATGTTTTTGTTGGAAGCAATAGTAATTTAGTAGCTCCTGTAACTTTAAGGGAAGGTTCATTTATAGCGGCAGGTTCTACAATAACAGAAGATGTACCAGAATATAGTTTAGCAATCGCAAGAAGTAGACAAACAATCAAAAAAGGTTGGAAAAAAAAGGTTTAG
- a CDS encoding 50S ribosomal protein L25, whose protein sequence is MSISLTVNRREGIKKSEKNRLRRQGFIPGVIYGKDLPNLLVTVPYGEFVEALKKGAYGSVISVIINNENHSAIIKEIQRDLVTGNIIHVDFQKVYSDQRINKEVPIKLVGDEIAKKTAIIQLEKRGIEVRGLPYEIPKQIELDVSHLTAGTVISVGQIAFPPGIEVYTPKNEVVLSLVANTGYLEMEPEVSGGDLT, encoded by the coding sequence GTGTCGATAAGTTTAACTGTTAATAGACGGGAAGGAATAAAAAAAAGTGAGAAAAATAGACTTCGCCGTCAGGGTTTTATACCTGGGGTTATCTATGGAAAGGATTTACCAAATTTATTAGTAACTGTGCCTTATGGTGAATTTGTGGAAGCCCTTAAAAAAGGAGCTTACGGCTCTGTAATAAGTGTTATAATAAATAATGAAAATCACAGTGCTATTATTAAAGAAATTCAAAGGGATTTAGTTACAGGGAATATTATTCATGTAGATTTTCAAAAGGTTTATTCAGATCAACGGATAAATAAAGAGGTTCCTATCAAGTTGGTCGGTGATGAAATTGCCAAAAAAACTGCCATTATTCAATTAGAAAAAAGGGGAATTGAAGTTAGAGGCCTACCTTATGAAATACCAAAACAAATTGAATTGGATGTTTCTCATTTAACGGCAGGGACTGTTATTTCAGTTGGTCAAATAGCTTTTCCACCAGGAATCGAAGTTTATACTCCAAAAAATGAAGTAGTATTATCTTTAGTGGCTAATACCGGTTATTTGGAAATGGAACCTGAGGTTTCCGGTGGTGACCTTACTTAA
- the mfd gene encoding transcription-repair coupling factor, translated as MNYTELKSIPEFKEIEKNIKKKKRTLVYGLSGAQKSFLIANLIQSTDLKILFINNNHSSSERVMDELKTYLGEDKVGLFPSNPLLPGEVDYRSKDIELQRIETLKGIIEGNLAVVVTQIQNLLEILPSKEVLLEASFTIKCDEDYVFSDIAEKLTELGYIRSTIVEKKGDFSIRGSIVDIYSSVLSNPVRIEFFGDTVESIRYFDIASQRSKENIDEITIYPNTLNILNRERKNKLINVLNTLLLNSKDGKVKEKITRDLERIENNLIFENLGQYSSVIYDGGVSLLDLLEDYLIVLDEPPFIKTELEGWEKDYREGLKHLIEKGEVTNIPLYLESDKIIHKLKGKNLLYLCLLLRTLGPFPVDDTVSLPFRQAPVFAGNIELFLKEVEKLVQESYQVKIYYNNKETKENLIKEFTHRGIILGQGGNPGVYFNQGPLEEGFIFDKGKIACFVESQIYKRTRGKKGKGLQQGVNITDISHLDIGDYVVHINHGIGIFKGIITLEVAGGKRDYIHVQYAGNDKLYIPTDQLHLLQKYVGGEGKEPKIYSLSGNEWIKTTEKAKKSIKNMAENLLYLYAKRQNTQGFQFSPDNHWQSQFEGTFPYTETEDQLTAIKEIKRDMEQPKPMDRLLCGDVGYGKTEVAMRAAMKAVLDGKQVAVLVPTTILAQQHYKTFKERFIDFPVNIDVFSRFRTKKEIEEGLARLAAGVTDIAIGTHKLLQKNVVFKDLGLIIIDEEQRFGVAHKEKLKELKVGVDVLTLTATPIPRTLHMSMLGIRDLSVIETPPEDRFPVQTYVLEYSDDIITTAIRREIERGGQVYFLYNRVQKIEMMAARLQSLLPDARIAIAHGQMSENKLEKTMLEFLEGEHDILLSTTIIETGLDIPNVNTLIIYDADKFGLSQLYQLRGRVGRSNRIAYCYLTYQKDKVLTEVAQKRLQAIKEFTELGSGFKIAMRDLEIRGAGNILGVEQHGFIASIGFDLYCQLLEEAIAELKGEKKEEPLLDITLELPVDGFIPEKMMSKSLKMAFYRKISTANNLERLHEIEEELIDRFGELPIETTNLIDIARIKLMGQKLQVKSITAKSLGYLQKIGTKEYSVEIKFYPNTKITGKDLLEIYQNNLKLNFTAKGHNLIIELKKVEKSELLGEIEKLFHQIFAVVN; from the coding sequence ATGAATTATACAGAGCTTAAAAGTATACCTGAATTTAAAGAAATCGAAAAAAATATTAAAAAAAAGAAAAGAACACTAGTTTATGGTTTGTCAGGTGCTCAAAAGAGTTTTTTAATTGCCAATTTAATCCAAAGTACAGATCTTAAAATATTATTTATAAATAATAATCATAGTAGTTCTGAAAGGGTAATGGATGAATTAAAAACCTATTTAGGTGAAGATAAAGTAGGCCTATTTCCTTCTAATCCCCTTTTACCTGGGGAAGTAGATTATAGAAGTAAAGACATAGAGTTACAAAGAATAGAAACTTTAAAAGGAATAATTGAAGGAAATTTAGCGGTAGTTGTAACACAGATTCAAAACTTATTAGAAATATTACCTAGTAAAGAAGTTTTATTAGAAGCTTCCTTTACCATTAAATGTGATGAAGATTATGTTTTTAGTGATATAGCAGAAAAACTTACAGAACTTGGATATATTAGATCTACAATTGTGGAGAAAAAAGGAGATTTTAGTATTCGAGGATCTATTGTAGATATTTATTCATCGGTATTATCCAATCCTGTAAGAATAGAATTTTTTGGCGATACAGTTGAATCCATTCGCTACTTTGATATAGCATCTCAACGGTCAAAGGAAAACATAGATGAAATAACTATATATCCAAATACCCTCAATATTTTAAACAGGGAAAGGAAAAATAAACTTATCAATGTATTAAATACTCTCCTATTAAACAGTAAAGATGGAAAAGTTAAGGAAAAAATAACCAGGGATTTAGAGAGGATAGAGAACAACTTAATTTTTGAAAATCTAGGACAATATAGTTCTGTTATCTATGATGGTGGTGTAAGCTTATTAGACTTATTAGAAGATTATCTAATTGTATTAGATGAGCCTCCTTTTATTAAAACAGAGCTGGAAGGCTGGGAAAAAGATTATCGTGAGGGATTAAAACACCTTATAGAAAAGGGAGAAGTTACAAATATTCCCCTTTATTTGGAAAGTGATAAAATAATCCATAAATTAAAGGGAAAAAATCTTTTATATTTATGTCTTTTATTAAGAACATTAGGTCCATTTCCAGTTGATGACACCGTTTCTCTACCCTTTAGACAAGCCCCTGTTTTTGCAGGGAATATTGAATTGTTTTTAAAAGAAGTAGAGAAATTAGTTCAAGAAAGTTATCAAGTTAAAATATATTACAACAATAAAGAAACAAAGGAAAACTTAATAAAAGAATTTACCCATCGGGGAATAATTTTAGGACAAGGGGGTAATCCAGGGGTCTACTTTAACCAAGGGCCTTTAGAAGAAGGGTTTATATTTGATAAAGGGAAAATAGCTTGCTTTGTAGAAAGCCAAATTTATAAAAGGACAAGGGGTAAGAAAGGTAAAGGCTTACAACAAGGAGTTAATATTACCGATATCTCCCATTTAGATATAGGAGATTATGTGGTTCATATAAATCACGGAATAGGAATTTTTAAAGGGATAATTACTTTAGAAGTTGCTGGAGGTAAAAGGGATTATATCCATGTTCAATATGCTGGTAATGATAAATTATATATACCTACAGACCAATTGCATCTATTACAAAAATATGTTGGAGGAGAAGGAAAAGAGCCTAAAATTTACAGTTTAAGTGGGAATGAATGGATAAAAACAACTGAAAAAGCTAAAAAGTCTATCAAAAATATGGCAGAAAATCTGTTATATTTATATGCAAAAAGGCAAAATACCCAAGGATTTCAATTCAGTCCTGATAACCATTGGCAAAGCCAATTTGAAGGGACTTTCCCTTATACAGAAACAGAAGATCAGCTAACGGCAATCAAAGAAATAAAAAGGGATATGGAACAACCTAAACCTATGGATAGATTATTATGCGGAGACGTAGGGTATGGTAAAACTGAAGTAGCGATGAGGGCAGCTATGAAAGCGGTTTTAGATGGAAAACAGGTGGCGGTCCTTGTACCCACTACAATCTTAGCTCAACAACACTATAAGACTTTTAAAGAAAGGTTTATAGATTTTCCGGTAAATATCGATGTATTTAGTAGATTTAGAACTAAAAAGGAAATTGAAGAGGGATTAGCTAGATTAGCCGCAGGAGTTACAGATATTGCCATTGGTACCCATAAATTACTCCAAAAGAACGTGGTTTTCAAGGATTTAGGTTTAATTATAATTGATGAAGAACAGAGGTTTGGAGTAGCCCATAAAGAAAAATTAAAGGAATTAAAAGTAGGGGTAGATGTATTGACATTAACGGCTACCCCCATCCCTAGAACTTTACATATGTCTATGCTAGGGATAAGGGATCTAAGTGTAATTGAAACCCCTCCAGAAGACCGTTTTCCTGTTCAAACTTATGTTTTGGAATACAGTGATGATATTATTACAACTGCCATAAGAAGGGAAATAGAACGGGGAGGACAGGTATATTTTCTGTATAATAGGGTTCAAAAAATAGAGATGATGGCAGCTAGATTACAAAGTTTATTGCCTGACGCTCGAATTGCCATTGCCCATGGGCAAATGAGTGAAAATAAGTTGGAAAAAACTATGTTGGAGTTTCTAGAAGGAGAGCATGATATTTTACTATCCACTACAATTATTGAAACAGGGTTAGATATTCCTAATGTTAATACATTAATCATTTATGATGCTGATAAATTTGGTCTATCACAGTTATATCAGTTGCGAGGTAGGGTAGGAAGAAGTAATCGAATAGCTTATTGTTACTTGACCTATCAGAAAGATAAAGTATTAACTGAAGTGGCTCAAAAAAGGCTTCAAGCAATTAAAGAGTTCACTGAGTTAGGTTCAGGCTTTAAAATTGCAATGAGGGATTTAGAAATTAGGGGAGCGGGGAATATATTAGGTGTAGAACAACATGGCTTTATAGCTAGTATTGGGTTTGACCTATACTGTCAATTATTAGAAGAAGCAATTGCAGAACTAAAAGGAGAGAAAAAGGAAGAACCTCTTTTAGATATAACCTTAGAATTGCCTGTGGATGGTTTTATTCCTGAAAAAATGATGTCTAAATCATTGAAAATGGCATTTTATAGAAAAATTTCCACTGCTAATAATTTAGAAAGATTACATGAAATTGAAGAAGAGCTAATAGATAGGTTTGGAGAATTGCCAATAGAGACTACTAACCTTATTGATATAGCTCGAATAAAGTTAATGGGACAAAAACTTCAGGTAAAATCTATAACTGCTAAAAGTTTAGGGTATTTACAAAAAATTGGGACAAAGGAATACAGTGTAGAGATTAAATTTTATCCCAATACAAAAATTACAGGCAAAGATTTGTTAGAAATTTATCAAAATAACCTAAAACTAAATTTTACTGCAAAAGGGCATAATTTAATTATAGAATTAAAGAAAGTAGAAAAATCTGAGTTATTAGGTGAAATAGAAAAATTATTTCACCAGATTTTTGCCGTTGTAAATTAA
- a CDS encoding ribose-phosphate diphosphokinase, with protein sequence MVYHDKKLKIFSCTANKELAQAIAEKVGCKLGDGEVVRFSDGEITVRIGESVRGADVFIIQSTNAPANDNLMELLIMIDACRRASARRITAVIPYYGYARQERKAKARDPITAKLVANLITVAGADRVLTLDLHAPAIQGFYDIPVDHLTAVPLLAEYYKKRNLENTVVVSPDMGGVTRARDLAERLRVPLAIMDKRRPKPNVSEILNIIGDIKDKDVIMVDDIIDTAGTISQGAAALLERGAKSVTACCTHPVFSGPAIERLEKSPLQEVVVTDSIALSEDKKIEKITQLSLAELFADAIVRIHEDLSISELFN encoded by the coding sequence ATGGTTTATCACGACAAAAAATTAAAAATCTTTTCTTGTACAGCTAATAAAGAACTAGCACAGGCTATTGCAGAAAAAGTTGGTTGTAAATTAGGGGATGGAGAAGTAGTTAGATTTAGCGATGGAGAAATAACTGTACGGATCGGTGAAAGTGTAAGGGGTGCCGATGTATTTATCATCCAATCGACCAATGCTCCTGCCAACGATAACTTAATGGAATTACTTATTATGATTGATGCCTGTAGAAGGGCTTCTGCCCGGAGAATAACTGCAGTAATCCCTTACTATGGTTATGCAAGACAAGAGAGAAAGGCAAAAGCTAGAGACCCTATTACTGCTAAATTAGTGGCAAACTTAATTACCGTTGCAGGGGCGGATAGGGTATTAACTTTAGATTTACATGCCCCCGCTATTCAAGGTTTTTATGATATACCTGTAGATCACTTAACGGCCGTTCCATTGTTGGCAGAGTATTATAAAAAACGGAATCTGGAAAATACAGTAGTAGTTTCACCTGATATGGGTGGCGTTACTAGGGCTAGAGATTTAGCAGAAAGACTGAGGGTACCTTTAGCGATCATGGATAAACGGAGACCTAAACCTAATGTATCTGAAATCCTTAACATTATAGGTGATATTAAGGATAAGGATGTCATTATGGTTGATGATATTATTGATACAGCAGGAACTATCTCTCAAGGTGCTGCTGCTTTACTAGAAAGGGGAGCTAAGTCAGTAACTGCATGTTGCACCCATCCGGTGTTTTCAGGACCAGCTATTGAAAGGTTAGAGAAATCTCCTCTCCAAGAAGTGGTAGTTACCGACTCTATTGCTTTAAGTGAAGATAAAAAAATAGAAAAAATTACCCAGTTATCCTTAGCTGAACTATTCGCCGATGCAATAGTCAGAATACATGAAGATTTATCGATAAGTGAATTATTTAATTAA